The genomic segment ACCTATCCTCAACTGTGATCGCTATGGGTGGAAACTGGGGTTTGATAGATGCTGTAGGACTGCATCCTTACGGAAAAATTCCAGGAAGCGGACAATGTTCTATAGGAAACACAGGAGATTTGGCTACTTATATAAACCAACACCTCGCATCTTCTGGAGGCAAATCTATCTGGATCACTGAAATTGGGTTGGGCACGACAGATGAGGTAAAACAGGCTATGTATTTAGATTGTTTTTACAGCTATACAAGAAATAAAACGGGAATCACAAATACACTTTGGTTTGGTTGGTCTGACAATATGGTTTCCCCTTTTGGTTTGATGAGAGGGGATATGAGTGCTAAGCCTGCTGTACAAAAATATAACGACCAGTGCGGGAGCAGTATTCCTCAAACAGGATCTAATCTGTCTCCTATAACTGTACAAGCAGACGGGGGGGTTAATTGTACCACAACAGGCGGTCAGGGGAAATTACCTCCCACTACCACCCCCATAAACGGGCAGTGTCCGGCGGGATATTCTTTACTGCGCCAACCAGGAACGGGTACTGCCACACCTCCGCCAGACAACAATATAGGAAATAGTCCCATTGTTCCTTATTGCGGAGTAAATTATTACCCTACTTATCATACATGGCAAAGAATGTGGACCGAATGGAGTCCCAACGAAATTAGAACCGAGCTTGGATATGCTAAAGAATTGGGCATAAATATGGTTAGAACATTTGTACATTACGATACTTTTGGTCAAGGAAGTCCAAACTCCACAATGATAAATAGATTAAAAGAGTTTGTGAATATAGCGGGGTCTTTAAATATAAAGTCAGTAATATCTCTATTTGATGGGGAACCTCAAATGGCATGCAATTACAAGGGGGATGGGAGTGCTACATCGTTAGCATATGAAAATCAAGCAAGGGCTATAGTACAAGCTTTGGACTCTAACCCAAACCTATTATGGTGGGATGTTACTAACGAACCCGATACCAGAAATTGTGCCGATGGTCTGGATAACGCCCTTAAAATGTCAGGTTTCATAAAAAGTATTAGTAGCAAAGAAATAACACTAGGACTTGCTGATTGGGGCAACTATAGAAAAGTCGCGGATTCTCCTTATATAGATATAATCCAATTTCACAGTTATTGGGACCCAGATGATATTAAAAAAGCTATTTTAGACATAGCCGCAAACACAACCAAAAAGATATTTGTAGGAGAATTTGGGCTCCCTTACGGAAGAACAGCACCCTGGGGACCTTATTCCTATAAAAGCGGGTTGGATGAAAATGACCAAATAGATTATTACAACAAAGTATACGAGAATGTTTTAGATGATTTCCGAACTTATAACTCAACTGTTTACAGTAGAATAATTGGAGTTGCGCCATGGATGCTTATGGAAATCGAAGGTTCCCCCGATGGGGAGTGGGGTCTTATTGGAAGAGAGCTTGTTGTTAATTGGCCAGGAATAATATATGCCCAAAAGTACTGTGGCGTAACTAACCTACCTCCCGGAAATAGACTTGTTTCCGCCACCCCCGGAACCGACATTTGCGTATTAAACAGTTTCGGTAACGCTACATGCGAACAGCCGCTTATCGCCAACCCCGAAGAAGGGTGTTTCACCTGCACATTTGACCAAACCACCCTGGCCTCTGAAGAAAGGAAAAACGACCTCTTTTCCAATTTCTGCCATCTTTTAGGTCTAGATACTTTGTGTTCCAGTTTCTTTGATATCGGAGCGGCGCTATCTTGGAACGCTGTTTTGGATGTTACTAAATTAACCTCTCCTGTAGAAGATGAGATGTTTACTAATTGGTACGAAACAATGCTCCCGGTAACGCTTCCTCCCGATCTTGCCAAAGACGCGCTGGATAACGAGGAACTCGCTCTAAACACCCCAAGCCGGGTGCAAATACGCGGGGAACAGATAAGTGGCGGGGGCGACATACAAATACAAAGCGGAGAGGGCGCTATTTTTAACGCTGTGGGTCAACAATTTGCGTCAGCGGTAATGGACTGCCTTTTCACTGGAACCCCAGACGACCCGGGATGTAAAACCGTCCAACCAACCATTGCCAGCCAAATGGAGTATTTAGCAAGTCTGCCAAATCAAACCACTACGGCAGAGAACATTCTGCCAAAAAGTGGAGGTGCTTCCACAAAAGAAAGCGTGCCATTAGATACCCTGATTGCCTCCGCTTTATGGGGAAAAAGCTCAACTGAATTAAACAACTTGAATAGCAAACTGCGGGCGTTACTCCCTGAAAACACTACTGAAAGCGAAGGAGAGGTTTTGGCGGCAAGCGCCGTATGTCCTGAAAAAAAGGAAACTCTCGTTAAAGACCCTTGCCTGAAGCAAATTAGCGGCAAAGAAGCAAAATCCACAGGAACAAACAAGAAAGAGGAAAGAAATTGCGTGGAAGTTACAAAATGTACTCCAGCCCCAACCGCCGCGGACCCGGGAGGACAAGATTGTCAAACTACAAAAGTATGCGAGCCTACGCTTGCTTTAACTAATATGGTAGCCATACATCCCGATTACGACTTCGTTACCGGTTCCGTGGGAAGTCAGAAAGCGGCGTTTCCCGCAAATAACCACACTTTTACTTCTATTTTTAGTCTTCCGGGAGAGGAAAACGGAAATCTGTATCCTGTTATTAAAAAGGGCTATGATAGCAAAGTGGATTTTGCTGTACAACGAGGGTCGAGTCCTCTAACGAGAATCCCAGTGCTAGGGGACATTATAGAAGCCATAGCGCATTTCTTTGTGCAGTTTAACCAAGAGGAAGGCGCTAATGTGCCTAGTGGTGGAGAAAGAGCGTGCAGAGAAGAGAGAACTTTTAATGCGGCTCTTGTGCCCCCAGGGGAAGCACGGGATGTTTCGGATGAGTGTGTGGAACAGATGCGGCTGATTCCGCCAACGGATTGGGGAGACTTTCCGCTTACCTGCGGCACAGGGGTTTTGGATTGGACAAATACAAACACCACACCGTTGAGTGGGGCCAGCTTATCAAGCTTTGGACCTATGGTAGGAAAAATTCAAGGGAAAATAATACTAACAGACGGCGCAACTAAGCTTTTATACGGCAAAGATGTGCCAATGAATCCGGGGCAGATACTGGCAAATCGCTGTGGTTACGGACCCGGTCATATAACATTACACAGAGTAGAGCTAGGAAGCACCGATTGGAGTAACGAAACAGGATATGTAATGTCTGATTATTCGGGATTAAATCACATTAGATTTGATCTAAATGTCCCACCCGGCATTTATGCCTTCCAGGGAGATACGGGATGCTGGCACTATCTAAATCAAAATCTCCCCCCCATAAATGAGGCCATTGTGGTTGAAAACAACACCCCACAATGTTTTATCTTAAAAGAAAATAGCAATATGCCGGGAGGATATTCCTCTGATTTAGGAAATCCTGACAATATAGTTAATTATTGCGGAATAAATTATGATACAGCATACAATAGTATGTGTGGGGGTCTTGATCCCGGCCAGGTTGGTAACACTTGCACTAAACCAGCAGCACGCTGCGGATTTCTAAGAACAATCCCGGGCTGGCCTCCAGGAAACGGTTGTAGCGAAATGTTTCCGTCCACTTTCCAAATAGTCAGCTGTTCTTCTATAACCGAACCGCCGGTAACTCTTGCCGGTTTGAATATTTCGGACATTTCCTGTACCAGCGAAAATATCTGCTTTGCGGCGGCGCATACGCTTGCTCCTTCCGGCGTTGAAAACAGGGCGTTTTTAGGAAGTACAACGGACGGAATAAATTGGACATTCAAACGCGCCTCTTATACGGAAGGAACGGAAACCGCAAACCTTGAAATAATTCCTAGAATAAAGTTTATAAACAATACCACCGGCTGGCTGGTTGCAAAATCCGAAGGCGCGGTTAGAAATGTTATATTAAAAACAACCGACGGTGGAAACACTTGGACAAGACAAGCAAGCGAGGGGCTAGACACCAAAAACTATCAATCGTTTGATATGTTAACAGATAGCTTAGGAGTTGTGGGACCCTCCTCTGGTATAGCAGATGCCGGCATACTTTACACCACAAACGGCGGGGAAGGAGAAAGATGTTCCTGGGACGCAACTAAATGGTGCCCAACTTGGTCAAAACAAAATATTACTTCGTCAATTGGCGACACAAATACATTCAATTCTGCTTTGGACACCTCTTTTTACAGCGCGGACAATGTAATGATAGCGGCAAACGGGCATAGGATGTATAAAGTTTCCAACACAGGAACGGGGTGGGACCTAACAGGCGGAAGAGTTACCAATTGCGATGGCAATGGCAGTTTGGGCGCCAATATGGAACGGGTAAGGATGCTCTCGGATTCACTTGGATACGCGGCCGGGAACAGGTGTGTGGCAAAATATGAGGGGGGGGTGTGGGCAAAATTAAGCGGGTTTGACGCGGTATCCTACCGCGGATTGGATGTGGCGACGGGGGCGCAGATTTTTGCGGCGGAAAACGGGGCGGTTTATATTTTGCACAGCGGGGGTACCCCTACAAAAATTGTTTTACCAAACGCCGGCAAACTCCTTTCGGTAGAAATTATCGGAAATACAGTTTATGTGGGGGGGGATAGGGGAAAGATTTATATATCCCGAGATTTAGGAATAACATGGGAAGAGCAAAAATCTATTGTGTTGCAAGGGCAATAATAATTAAAATCTCAAATGTTAGATGTCAACTCTCAAAACCACAACTTAAATCTAAAATCTAATATAAAATATAGAGCTTACAATTTCTCTTTGATGGTCATAAAATTTGTGGCAACACTCCCCGATAAAGGAATATACTGGGTATTTAGAGACCAGCTCCTTCGCAGTGGCACCAGTATTGGAGCTAATATTATTGAAGCAAAAGCTAGTAGCTCTAAAAGAGATTTTATCAAATTCTATGAAATTGCCTTAAAAAGCGCTAACGAAACCAAATACTGGCTGTGCCTGCTTAGAGACTCTGGGCTAGTAGAAAGACCTAAAATAGAAAATATATTGAAAGAGACTACAGAATTATGTAATATGTTAGGGTCTAGCGTACTTACTATGAAGGGAAAGAAAAGGATTTAAGGTTTTGAGATGTGGCTTTGCGATTTGAGATTTGACATTTGAGATACATAAACTATTCAAAATCTATTTTCACGCTTTCAGGAGATACCCCTTTTCCCCTAAACCACGCCAAAACCTCTTTTTTAATATTCTCCGTCTCCTTTTCGTAAATGCCAAAAATTATTACAAAATATTCGTCTTTTTGCCTCTGCATTATGGTGTATTTTTCGGTTCGGTACGGCAAAAATTTTAGGATAGGAAACGCTTTTTCATAAGTCTCAAACGCCGTCTGCGCTTCTGGAGTACCCACACCAAATTCTTCAATTTCCGTAGTAAACGAAAACTTATACGGCTTAACTCTCTTGCCTTCTATATCTAAAGTGTACACAGTCTTTGCTAAAAGCGCATTTTGCGGGTTAACCACAATTTCCCGCCCGTCTCCCGTAACCTCAAGACCCCATTCAGCGGAAGGTTCCGAAACTATCTTAATATTTTCGCTTAAAATTTTGGGGGCTTTTCTATTGAAAAAAATTGTTATTGGCGCATCCCGCAAAATATTTTTGGAACCCCCAATCGGCTCCGTTTTAATAACTTCAACTGGAAAAAAGAAAAAGTAATAAATTAGAAATCCCGCTATAACGGCTACGGCGCAACCTATTGTTAAAAACATAAATCTTTTTGTAGTATCCATATTATTTAGGAACTAAAAACCCCATAAATGTTAAACCCGGAAGCGCTTCTGGATTAATAAGTGTTCCGTGTTCATCAAAAAGAAGTGTATATTCCGTCCTTCTCATATTAGACCCGGTTATTACCACGGTAGTTCTACCTCCAGAGGAGCCGGACCGTATAA from the Patescibacteria group bacterium genome contains:
- a CDS encoding cellulase family glycosylhydrolase encodes the protein MLKNQGVIKIVVFLFLLTSVTLFSPKKAYADNKCGINMDPANPGGFPTPQSIPNAGWVRMEFKDCTIGNDITTNTKLKTTLEAYSSLLSTYKSAGIKTLLIIDYASYANAQNDIAGFGERAGVIATNLGGFVDAYEIWNEPDIAQGGNISPTDFATILTSAASNIGDGPFIVSGGLASGDASYLSSTVIAMGGNWGLIDAVGLHPYGKIPGSGQCSIGNTGDLATYINQHLASSGGKSIWITEIGLGTTDEVKQAMYLDCFYSYTRNKTGITNTLWFGWSDNMVSPFGLMRGDMSAKPAVQKYNDQCGSSIPQTGSNLSPITVQADGGVNCTTTGGQGKLPPTTTPINGQCPAGYSLLRQPGTGTATPPPDNNIGNSPIVPYCGVNYYPTYHTWQRMWTEWSPNEIRTELGYAKELGINMVRTFVHYDTFGQGSPNSTMINRLKEFVNIAGSLNIKSVISLFDGEPQMACNYKGDGSATSLAYENQARAIVQALDSNPNLLWWDVTNEPDTRNCADGLDNALKMSGFIKSISSKEITLGLADWGNYRKVADSPYIDIIQFHSYWDPDDIKKAILDIAANTTKKIFVGEFGLPYGRTAPWGPYSYKSGLDENDQIDYYNKVYENVLDDFRTYNSTVYSRIIGVAPWMLMEIEGSPDGEWGLIGRELVVNWPGIIYAQKYCGVTNLPPGNRLVSATPGTDICVLNSFGNATCEQPLIANPEEGCFTCTFDQTTLASEERKNDLFSNFCHLLGLDTLCSSFFDIGAALSWNAVLDVTKLTSPVEDEMFTNWYETMLPVTLPPDLAKDALDNEELALNTPSRVQIRGEQISGGGDIQIQSGEGAIFNAVGQQFASAVMDCLFTGTPDDPGCKTVQPTIASQMEYLASLPNQTTTAENILPKSGGASTKESVPLDTLIASALWGKSSTELNNLNSKLRALLPENTTESEGEVLAASAVCPEKKETLVKDPCLKQISGKEAKSTGTNKKEERNCVEVTKCTPAPTAADPGGQDCQTTKVCEPTLALTNMVAIHPDYDFVTGSVGSQKAAFPANNHTFTSIFSLPGEENGNLYPVIKKGYDSKVDFAVQRGSSPLTRIPVLGDIIEAIAHFFVQFNQEEGANVPSGGERACREERTFNAALVPPGEARDVSDECVEQMRLIPPTDWGDFPLTCGTGVLDWTNTNTTPLSGASLSSFGPMVGKIQGKIILTDGATKLLYGKDVPMNPGQILANRCGYGPGHITLHRVELGSTDWSNETGYVMSDYSGLNHIRFDLNVPPGIYAFQGDTGCWHYLNQNLPPINEAIVVENNTPQCFILKENSNMPGGYSSDLGNPDNIVNYCGINYDTAYNSMCGGLDPGQVGNTCTKPAARCGFLRTIPGWPPGNGCSEMFPSTFQIVSCSSITEPPVTLAGLNISDISCTSENICFAAAHTLAPSGVENRAFLGSTTDGINWTFKRASYTEGTETANLEIIPRIKFINNTTGWLVAKSEGAVRNVILKTTDGGNTWTRQASEGLDTKNYQSFDMLTDSLGVVGPSSGIADAGILYTTNGGEGERCSWDATKWCPTWSKQNITSSIGDTNTFNSALDTSFYSADNVMIAANGHRMYKVSNTGTGWDLTGGRVTNCDGNGSLGANMERVRMLSDSLGYAAGNRCVAKYEGGVWAKLSGFDAVSYRGLDVATGAQIFAAENGAVYILHSGGTPTKIVLPNAGKLLSVEIIGNTVYVGGDRGKIYISRDLGITWEEQKSIVLQGQ
- a CDS encoding four helix bundle protein → MLDVNSQNHNLNLKSNIKYRAYNFSLMVIKFVATLPDKGIYWVFRDQLLRSGTSIGANIIEAKASSSKRDFIKFYEIALKSANETKYWLCLLRDSGLVERPKIENILKETTELCNMLGSSVLTMKGKKRI
- a CDS encoding Ig-like domain-containing protein produces the protein MDTTKRFMFLTIGCAVAVIAGFLIYYFFFFPVEVIKTEPIGGSKNILRDAPITIFFNRKAPKILSENIKIVSEPSAEWGLEVTGDGREIVVNPQNALLAKTVYTLDIEGKRVKPYKFSFTTEIEEFGVGTPEAQTAFETYEKAFPILKFLPYRTEKYTIMQRQKDEYFVIIFGIYEKETENIKKEVLAWFRGKGVSPESVKIDFE